A window of Vulpes lagopus strain Blue_001 chromosome 21, ASM1834538v1, whole genome shotgun sequence contains these coding sequences:
- the SLC6A13 gene encoding sodium- and chloride-dependent GABA transporter 2 isoform X2, translated as MPRFALKAMSHPGPLSELMESLPCQGAFFIPYLIFLFTCGIPVFLLETALGQYTSQGGVTAWRKICPIFEGIGYASQMIVILLNIYYIIVLAWALFYLFSSFTIDLPWGSCHHEWNTEYCVEFQRTNGSLNVTSENATSPVIEFWERRVLKISDGIHDLGALRWELALCLLVAWVICYFCIWKGVKSTGKVVYFTATFPYLMLVVLLIRGVTLPGAAQGIQFYLYPNLTRLWDPQVWMDAGTQIFFSFAICLGCLTALGSYNKYHNNCYRDCIALCFLNSGTSFVAGFAIFSVLGFMSQEQGVPISEVAESGPGLAFIAYPRAVVMLPFSPLWACCFFFMVVLLGLDSQFVCVESLVTALVDMYPHIFRKKNRRELLILGVSVTSFFVGLVMLTEGGMYVFQLFDYYAASGMCLLFVAIFESFCVAWVYGAGRFYNNIEDMIGYRPWPLIKYCWLFLTPAVCTATFLFSLIKYTPLTYNKKYTYPWWGDALGWFLALSSMVCIPAWSFYKLGTLKGSLKERIRQLMCPAEDLPGWNRAEPSAPATPRTSLLILTELESHC; from the exons GTGCCTTTTTCATCCCCTACCTCATCTTCCTCTTTACCTGTGGCATTCCTGTCTTCCTCTTGGAGACAGCACTGGGCCAGTACACTAGCCAGGGAGGTGTCACAGCCTGGAGGAAGATTTGCCCCATCTTTGAGG GCATTGGCTACGCCTCCCAGATGATTGTCATCCTCCTCAATATCTACTACATCATTGTCCTGGCCTGGGCCCTCTTCTACCTCTTTAGCAGCTTCACCATTGACCTTCCCTGGGGAAGCTGCCACCATGAGTGGAACACAG AATACTGTGTGGAGTTCCAGAGGACCAATGGCTCCCTGAATGTGACCTCTGAAAATGCCACCTCTCCTGTCATCGAGTTCTGGGA GAGGCGGGTCCTGAAGATCTCTGATGGCATCCATGACCTGGGGGCCCTGCGCTGGGAGCTGGCCCTGTGCCTCCTGGTTGCCTGGGTCATCTGCTACTTCTGCATCTGGAAGGGGGTCAAGTCCACAGGCAAG GTGGTGTACTTCACAGCCACATTCCCTTACCTCATGCTGGTGGTCCTGTTAATTCGAGGGGTGACTCTGCCTGGGGCAGCCCAAGGAATTCAGTTTTACCTGTACCCAAACCTCACACGTCTGTGGGATCCCCAG GTGTGGATGGACGCGGGCACCCAGATCTTCTTTTCCTTCGCCATCTGCCTAGGGTGCCTGACTGCCCTGGGCAGCTACAACAAATACCACAACAACTGCTACAG GGACTGCATCGCCCTCTGCTTCCTCAACAGCGGTACCAGCTTCGTGGCTGGATTTGCCATCTTCTCTGTCCTGGGCTTCATGTCTCAGGAGCAGGGGGTGCCCATCTCTGAGGTGGCTGAGTCTG GCCCCGGCCTTGCTTTCATTGCCTACCCCCGGGCCGTGGTGATGctgcccttctctcctctctgggcctgctgcttcttcttcatGGTCGTCCTCCTGGGACTGGACAGCCAG TTTGTGTGCGTAGAAAGCCTGGTGACAGCGCTGGTGGACATGTACCCCCACATATTCCGCAAGAAGAACCGGAGGGAGCTCCTCATTCTTGGCGTGTCTGTCACCTCCTTCTTTGTCGGGCTGGTCATGCTTACAGAG GGCGGTATGTACGTATTTCAGCTCTTTGACTACTATGCAGCCAGTGGCATGTGCCTCCTGTTTGTGGCCATCTTTGAGTCCTTCTGTGTGGCTTGGGTTTATG GAGCCGGGCGCTTCTACAACAACATTGAAGATATGATTGGGTACAGGCCATGGCCTCTTATCAAATATTGCTGGCTGTTCCTCACCCCAGCTGTCTGCACA GccaccttcctcttctccctgatCAAGTACACCCCGCTGACCTACAACAAGAAGTACACGTACCCGTGGTGGGGCGATGCCCTGGGCTGGTTCCTGGCTCTGTCCTCCATGGTCTGCATTCCCGCCTGGAGCTTCTATAAACTCGGCACCCTCAAGGGCTCCCTCAAAGAG AGAATTCGCCAGCTCATGTGCCCGGCGGAGGATCTGCCTGGATGGAACCGAGCAGaaccctctgcccctgccacgCCCAGGACATCGCTGCTCATTCTCACCGAGCTGGAGTCCCACTGCTAG
- the SLC6A13 gene encoding sodium- and chloride-dependent GABA transporter 2 isoform X3 has product MAGRLGGAFFIPYLIFLFTCGIPVFLLETALGQYTSQGGVTAWRKICPIFEGIGYASQMIVILLNIYYIIVLAWALFYLFSSFTIDLPWGSCHHEWNTEYCVEFQRTNGSLNVTSENATSPVIEFWERRVLKISDGIHDLGALRWELALCLLVAWVICYFCIWKGVKSTGKVVYFTATFPYLMLVVLLIRGVTLPGAAQGIQFYLYPNLTRLWDPQVWMDAGTQIFFSFAICLGCLTALGSYNKYHNNCYRDCIALCFLNSGTSFVAGFAIFSVLGFMSQEQGVPISEVAESGPGLAFIAYPRAVVMLPFSPLWACCFFFMVVLLGLDSQFVCVESLVTALVDMYPHIFRKKNRRELLILGVSVTSFFVGLVMLTEGGMYVFQLFDYYAASGMCLLFVAIFESFCVAWVYGAGRFYNNIEDMIGYRPWPLIKYCWLFLTPAVCTATFLFSLIKYTPLTYNKKYTYPWWGDALGWFLALSSMVCIPAWSFYKLGTLKGSLKERIRQLMCPAEDLPGWNRAEPSAPATPRTSLLILTELESHC; this is encoded by the exons GTGCCTTTTTCATCCCCTACCTCATCTTCCTCTTTACCTGTGGCATTCCTGTCTTCCTCTTGGAGACAGCACTGGGCCAGTACACTAGCCAGGGAGGTGTCACAGCCTGGAGGAAGATTTGCCCCATCTTTGAGG GCATTGGCTACGCCTCCCAGATGATTGTCATCCTCCTCAATATCTACTACATCATTGTCCTGGCCTGGGCCCTCTTCTACCTCTTTAGCAGCTTCACCATTGACCTTCCCTGGGGAAGCTGCCACCATGAGTGGAACACAG AATACTGTGTGGAGTTCCAGAGGACCAATGGCTCCCTGAATGTGACCTCTGAAAATGCCACCTCTCCTGTCATCGAGTTCTGGGA GAGGCGGGTCCTGAAGATCTCTGATGGCATCCATGACCTGGGGGCCCTGCGCTGGGAGCTGGCCCTGTGCCTCCTGGTTGCCTGGGTCATCTGCTACTTCTGCATCTGGAAGGGGGTCAAGTCCACAGGCAAG GTGGTGTACTTCACAGCCACATTCCCTTACCTCATGCTGGTGGTCCTGTTAATTCGAGGGGTGACTCTGCCTGGGGCAGCCCAAGGAATTCAGTTTTACCTGTACCCAAACCTCACACGTCTGTGGGATCCCCAG GTGTGGATGGACGCGGGCACCCAGATCTTCTTTTCCTTCGCCATCTGCCTAGGGTGCCTGACTGCCCTGGGCAGCTACAACAAATACCACAACAACTGCTACAG GGACTGCATCGCCCTCTGCTTCCTCAACAGCGGTACCAGCTTCGTGGCTGGATTTGCCATCTTCTCTGTCCTGGGCTTCATGTCTCAGGAGCAGGGGGTGCCCATCTCTGAGGTGGCTGAGTCTG GCCCCGGCCTTGCTTTCATTGCCTACCCCCGGGCCGTGGTGATGctgcccttctctcctctctgggcctgctgcttcttcttcatGGTCGTCCTCCTGGGACTGGACAGCCAG TTTGTGTGCGTAGAAAGCCTGGTGACAGCGCTGGTGGACATGTACCCCCACATATTCCGCAAGAAGAACCGGAGGGAGCTCCTCATTCTTGGCGTGTCTGTCACCTCCTTCTTTGTCGGGCTGGTCATGCTTACAGAG GGCGGTATGTACGTATTTCAGCTCTTTGACTACTATGCAGCCAGTGGCATGTGCCTCCTGTTTGTGGCCATCTTTGAGTCCTTCTGTGTGGCTTGGGTTTATG GAGCCGGGCGCTTCTACAACAACATTGAAGATATGATTGGGTACAGGCCATGGCCTCTTATCAAATATTGCTGGCTGTTCCTCACCCCAGCTGTCTGCACA GccaccttcctcttctccctgatCAAGTACACCCCGCTGACCTACAACAAGAAGTACACGTACCCGTGGTGGGGCGATGCCCTGGGCTGGTTCCTGGCTCTGTCCTCCATGGTCTGCATTCCCGCCTGGAGCTTCTATAAACTCGGCACCCTCAAGGGCTCCCTCAAAGAG AGAATTCGCCAGCTCATGTGCCCGGCGGAGGATCTGCCTGGATGGAACCGAGCAGaaccctctgcccctgccacgCCCAGGACATCGCTGCTCATTCTCACCGAGCTGGAGTCCCACTGCTAG
- the SLC6A13 gene encoding sodium- and chloride-dependent GABA transporter 2 isoform X4, translating to MIVILLNIYYIIVLAWALFYLFSSFTIDLPWGSCHHEWNTEYCVEFQRTNGSLNVTSENATSPVIEFWERRVLKISDGIHDLGALRWELALCLLVAWVICYFCIWKGVKSTGKVVYFTATFPYLMLVVLLIRGVTLPGAAQGIQFYLYPNLTRLWDPQVWMDAGTQIFFSFAICLGCLTALGSYNKYHNNCYRDCIALCFLNSGTSFVAGFAIFSVLGFMSQEQGVPISEVAESGPGLAFIAYPRAVVMLPFSPLWACCFFFMVVLLGLDSQFVCVESLVTALVDMYPHIFRKKNRRELLILGVSVTSFFVGLVMLTEGGMYVFQLFDYYAASGMCLLFVAIFESFCVAWVYGAGRFYNNIEDMIGYRPWPLIKYCWLFLTPAVCTATFLFSLIKYTPLTYNKKYTYPWWGDALGWFLALSSMVCIPAWSFYKLGTLKGSLKERIRQLMCPAEDLPGWNRAEPSAPATPRTSLLILTELESHC from the exons ATGATTGTCATCCTCCTCAATATCTACTACATCATTGTCCTGGCCTGGGCCCTCTTCTACCTCTTTAGCAGCTTCACCATTGACCTTCCCTGGGGAAGCTGCCACCATGAGTGGAACACAG AATACTGTGTGGAGTTCCAGAGGACCAATGGCTCCCTGAATGTGACCTCTGAAAATGCCACCTCTCCTGTCATCGAGTTCTGGGA GAGGCGGGTCCTGAAGATCTCTGATGGCATCCATGACCTGGGGGCCCTGCGCTGGGAGCTGGCCCTGTGCCTCCTGGTTGCCTGGGTCATCTGCTACTTCTGCATCTGGAAGGGGGTCAAGTCCACAGGCAAG GTGGTGTACTTCACAGCCACATTCCCTTACCTCATGCTGGTGGTCCTGTTAATTCGAGGGGTGACTCTGCCTGGGGCAGCCCAAGGAATTCAGTTTTACCTGTACCCAAACCTCACACGTCTGTGGGATCCCCAG GTGTGGATGGACGCGGGCACCCAGATCTTCTTTTCCTTCGCCATCTGCCTAGGGTGCCTGACTGCCCTGGGCAGCTACAACAAATACCACAACAACTGCTACAG GGACTGCATCGCCCTCTGCTTCCTCAACAGCGGTACCAGCTTCGTGGCTGGATTTGCCATCTTCTCTGTCCTGGGCTTCATGTCTCAGGAGCAGGGGGTGCCCATCTCTGAGGTGGCTGAGTCTG GCCCCGGCCTTGCTTTCATTGCCTACCCCCGGGCCGTGGTGATGctgcccttctctcctctctgggcctgctgcttcttcttcatGGTCGTCCTCCTGGGACTGGACAGCCAG TTTGTGTGCGTAGAAAGCCTGGTGACAGCGCTGGTGGACATGTACCCCCACATATTCCGCAAGAAGAACCGGAGGGAGCTCCTCATTCTTGGCGTGTCTGTCACCTCCTTCTTTGTCGGGCTGGTCATGCTTACAGAG GGCGGTATGTACGTATTTCAGCTCTTTGACTACTATGCAGCCAGTGGCATGTGCCTCCTGTTTGTGGCCATCTTTGAGTCCTTCTGTGTGGCTTGGGTTTATG GAGCCGGGCGCTTCTACAACAACATTGAAGATATGATTGGGTACAGGCCATGGCCTCTTATCAAATATTGCTGGCTGTTCCTCACCCCAGCTGTCTGCACA GccaccttcctcttctccctgatCAAGTACACCCCGCTGACCTACAACAAGAAGTACACGTACCCGTGGTGGGGCGATGCCCTGGGCTGGTTCCTGGCTCTGTCCTCCATGGTCTGCATTCCCGCCTGGAGCTTCTATAAACTCGGCACCCTCAAGGGCTCCCTCAAAGAG AGAATTCGCCAGCTCATGTGCCCGGCGGAGGATCTGCCTGGATGGAACCGAGCAGaaccctctgcccctgccacgCCCAGGACATCGCTGCTCATTCTCACCGAGCTGGAGTCCCACTGCTAG